Within Microbacterium proteolyticum, the genomic segment GCCCGTCGACCGTCCACCGGGTCGAGGTATCCGAGATGCCACCCGGGTTCGCTCTCCATGTACGACACGCCCTTCCCCTTCTTGGTGTGGGCGACGATGCACGTCGGCACCCCGTCCGACCGCGGACCCTTCGCTTCGTGGAGCACTTCTCGCACGCGGGCGACGTCGTGCCCGTCGACCTCGACCACCCGCCAGCCGAATGCGCGCCACTTGTCGGCGAGCGGTTCGATGCCCGTGACCTCGTCGACCGCGCCGTCGAGTTGATAACCGTTGCGATCGACGATCGCGACCAGCCGGTCGAGGCGGTGGTGGGCGGCCGACAGCGCCGCCTCCCATACCTGCCCCTCCTGCATCTCACCGTCGCCCACCATGACGAACACCGAGAAGTCCCGGCCGGTCATGCGGCCGGCGAGCGCCATGCCGGCACCGTTCGAGAGGGCGTGTCCGATCGAGCCCGAGCTGAAGTCGATGCCCGGGATCTTCGTCATGTCGGGGTGGTCGCCGAAAGCGCTCCCGAGGTGCGCGTAGTCGTCGAGGGCCTCGGGCGCGTAATAGCCGAGGTCGGCGAGCACCGGGTACAGGCCGACGGCCGCGTGCCCCTTCCCCATCAGGAAGCGGTCGCGGTCGGGCCAGTCCGGGCGCGCCGGGTCGATGGTCATGACGTCGTAGAAGAGCGCGGCGAAGATCTCGGCCGCGGAGAAGACGGAGCTGTAGTGCCCGACCTTCGCGATCTCGATGAGGCGCACCGTCTCGGTACGGATGAAGTCGGCGCGGTCGCGCAGGAGCGTGTCCACGTCGGGAGCGGTGGGGGAGGTCATTTCAGCCTTTCGTTCTCAGAAGACGACGAGGGTTCGCGCGCCGGTGCCGGCCCGGAGGTCGGCGATCCCGTCGTTGATGCGGTCGAGCGGGATGCGGCGTCCGACGAGGGCCTCGAGTTCGAGTCGGCCCTCGAGGTAGGCGTCGACGAGCAGCGGAATGTCGCGGGACGGCACGATCGACCCGGCCCGCACCCCGTGGACGCCCTTTCCGGCGTGCAGGTGACCAGCGGGCACGGTGATCTCGGCCGTGTCGCCGAACACACCCACGGCCCAGACTGTGCCACCGCGCACGGTGAGATCGAGCGCTGTGCCGACGAGTGCCGGGATGCCGACGGCCTCGAACGCGTGGTCCACTCCCCCGCCGGTCCACGACGAGACGAGGGCTGCGACGTCGGGTTCGCGGTCGGAGTTGACCGTGTGCGTGGCGCCGAACCGCGTGCGGGCGAGCTCGAGTCGCGCGTCGCTGCGGTCGATCGCGATGATGCTCGTCGCCCCCGCGAGCGCGGCGCCCTGGCAGACGTTGAGCCCGACACCGCCGCAGCCGATGACGGCGATGTGGTCGCCCGGCCCGATCCCCGCCACGGTCGTCGCGCTGCCCACACCGGTGGCGACCGCGCATCCGAGCAGGGCGGCCAGGTCGAGTGGCATCCGGTCGTCGATGACGGTGACGGCGCTGTGGTGGAGCACCATCTCCTCGGCGTAGCCGGCGATGCTGGTCCACTGGTGCACCTCGGCACCGTCGATGCTCAGGCGCGGTTCCTCGGATTCGCCGCGCATCGTGGCCTCGCGGTCCTGGCACATCGCCGGTCGACCCGATACGCACATGCGGCACGCTCCGCACGACACGACGAAGCAGGCCACGACGTGGTCGCCCGGCCGGATTCCGGTCACGTCGACGCCGATCTCGGTGACGACGCCGGCGGCCTCGTGACCGAGCACGATCGGCATGGGGCGTTGGACGAGGCCGTCGACGACGTGGAGGTCCGAGTGGCACAACCCCACGGCGCTCGTCCGGACGCGGACCTCGTCGCCGCGCAGGGTCGAGGGTGTGTCGACGTTCCCGACGGTGAGATCCTGGCCTGGTGCGGTGAGCAGCGCTGCTCGCACGGTCCCTCCCGGAGGCTTACGGAAATTCTTTCCGACAAAGTATTGCGATAGAAAATTACTTCCGTCACTCTAGGGAGAACGGAATGATCCGTCAACAACACGAAGAAGTGGACTGACTCACCGATGAACCCGACACACGTGATGGCGCTCGACGCCGGAACCGGCAGTGTCCGCGCGATCCTCTTCGACCGGGGAGGCTCCATCGCGGGGATCGCTCAAGAGGAGTTCCCCCAGCACTACCCACAGCCGGGCTGGGTCGAGCACGACGCCTCGGACATCTGGACCGCACAGGTGCGCGTGGCGCACGCCGTCCTCGAGAAGACCGGGATTCCGGCCGAAGCGATCGCTGCGATCGGGATCACCAACCAACGAGAGACGATCGTCGTCTGGGACCGGACGACCGGTGAGCCGGTCCACCGCGCACTCGTCTGGCAGGACGGGCGCACGACGGCCGACTGCGACGAGCTCATCCGCTCCGGCCAGACCGAACGGGTGCGCGCGGCGACGGGTCTTCCCATCGACAAGTACTTCTCCGCCACGAAACTGCGATGGATCCTCGACAACATCGAGGGCGTGCGCGAGCGCGCCGAGCGCGGAGAACTCGCGGCAGGGACCGTCGACTCCTGGCTGATCTGGAATCTCACCGACGGCGCGGCCCACGTCACGGACTATTCGAACGCGTCGAGGACTCTCGCCTTCAACATCTCGACCCTCGACTGGGACGACGACCTCCTCACCCTGTTCGACATCCCCCGCGCGATCCTCCCCGCGGTGCGCCCCTCGAGCGAGGTCTACGGCGTGACGGGCGAGGGAGCCGGCTTCGGCGCACCCATCCCCGTCGCGTCCGCCATCGGAGATCAGCAGGGGGCGCTGTTCGGGCAGGCCTGCTTCCGCTCCGGCGCCGTGAAGGCCACCTACGGCACGGGTGGTTCGGTCATGATGAACACCGGGCCCGAGCCCGTGTTCTCGGACGCCGGGCTCATCACCACGGTCGCCTGGGGCGTGGAGGGGCGCGTCGAGTACGCGCTGGAAGGCGTCTTCTTCGGCGTCGGAGCCACGGTGAAGTGGCTCCGCGACGAGCTCCGCATCATCGACGACGCCTCCGACACGGCCGCGATCGCGGCATCCGTCGACGACACCGGAGGGGTCTACTTCGTTCCCGCCTTCACGGGCCTCGCGTCACCGCACTGGGACCCGCACGCGCGCGCGGCGCTCGTGGGGATGACCGGCGGCACCGGGCGCGCGCAGATCATCCGCGCGGCGATCGAGTCCATGAGCTATTCGTACCGCGACGTGATCGACGCCATGGCCGCCGAATCGGGCCACCGCTTGCCCGCGCTCCGCGTCGACGGAGGGGCGGCCGCCAACGACTTCCACTTGCAGTTCCAGGCCGACCTTCTGGGCGTGCCGGTCCACCGACCCGTGGTCACCGAGTCGACGGCGCGCGGGGCGGCGTTCCTCGCCGGCCTGGCGGTCGGATTCTGGCCGTCACAACAGGCGCTCACGGACTCGATCGAGATCGAGCGGACCTTCGAACCGCGGATGCCGGAAGACCACCGCGAGGAGCTCTACGCCGGCTGGACGCGGGCCGTGGAACGCGCGCGCCACTGGGTCCTCGGCTGAGGAGGACGTTCGCAGCGGCAGCGGGCCTCAGTCTGCTGCCGCTGCGCCGCGCGTGGACTTGATGACCGAGAGGTAGCTCTCGCGGAGGTAGTCCGCGGTCTCCTCGTAGTACCGCGCAGCGTAGGCGGCATACAGCGCGTCCATGGCGAAAAGCTGTCCCCACTTGGCGGTGACGCTCTCTCCGTACACGTCGCTCGACGCGACGGACGAGGCCGTCAGGAGGACGGTGTCGGCCGCTTGAGCCAGGCGCGATGACATGTTGGACGTGATCGCCACCGTGTACGCCCCGTGGAACCGCGCGATCTCGGCGGTCGTGACCACCGACGTGGAGTCTCCGGAATCGCTGATCGCGATGAGCACGTCGGACGGACGCAAGGTCGCCGCACCCATGGACTGCGTGCTCTGGTCGCGGAAGAGGTGGCAGCGCTTGCCCGCGCGGACGAACCGCATGACGCCGTTCTCGGCCGACGTGGCCGACGACCCCATGGCGCTGAAGTAGAGCACCGGAGCCTCGTGGATCTTCTCGATCACGGCCTCGATCGCCTCGGGCGCCAGGCGTTCGGTCGTGCGACGGAGTGACTCGAGGCTGCCGTGCAGCACCTTCTCGATGATGTGGTCGGTCCCGTCGCCCTTCAGGACGCCCTCGTAGACCCAGTCCGAACGCTGCTCCGGCGCCGCGGACTCGCGTGAATAGATCGCCTGCGCGATGCCGAGCCGCAACTGGTTGTAACCGTCGAGCTCCAGCTCGCGGAGGAAGCGCGAGACCGTGGAGTCGGCGACGCCGGCACGATTCGCGAGTTCGGTGATGGACAAGCCCTGCGCCTGCTCGGGGTCGGCCAGGATCGCGTCGGCGACTCCGCGGAGGGCGGGGCTCAGCGACGAGGACTTCCGCGAGATGCGGTGCAGGAGGTTAGTGCCCATCGAACTCTCGCCCACGGGCCGAGTCTAGGCGTTCGATGAGCTGGCGTACCGCTGCTTCCATGGCTCGGTCCACGCTCTCGGAGGTGTACCCGCCGATGTGGGGAGTGCCGATGAAGAGCGGATGCCGGGTGAGCGGCGTGTCCCCCGGAGGCTCGGGGTCGAACACGTCCGCGGCGTAGCGCGCGAGTCGTCCGTCGTCGAGGGCCTCGAGCACAGCGCGGTCGTCGACGAGCGCGGCCCGCGCGGTGTTGACGAGGATCGCCCGCGGGCGCAGCTGCGCGATGACCGACCGATCGATCAGGGGGCGCTCGCCCGGCGGGGCGTGAAGGGAGAGCACGTCGGCGCTTCGCAGAACCTCGGCTTGCGAGGCGTAACGGAAGCCGGGCAGCTCGAACGCGGCATCCGGGTAGGCGTCGAAACCGATGACCTCCATTCCGATCGCCACCGCCATCCGTGCGACACGACGACCGATCTGACCGCACCCGATGATGCCGAGGGTGCGCCCGGCGAGCTCGACGCCCTGCGTACGCTCCCAGCGCCCCTCGCGGATCGCCTGAGCCGCGGCCGGAACGGACCGCGCCGAGGCGAGGATGAGGGCGACCGCGAGTTCGGCGACGCCCTGCGCGTTCGCGGCGGGCGCGCGGAGGACGTCGATGCCGAGTTCCGCCGCCGCGCCGATGTCGATCGCGTCCGCGCCGACGCCGTTCCGGGAGATCACGCGGAGGCGGGGCGCCGAGCGGAGGAGATCCGCACCGATCGGCTCGATTCCGGCGACGTACCCGACGGCGGTGGCCATGGCATCCCTCTGCTCCCGCACGGAGGGCACGCGCCCCGGGGCGGGGATGACGACGTCATACCCCGCCTCGGAGAGCCACGCGAGTGAGGGATGCCCCGGCGCGGAACGCGGGGTGACGAGGACCCGCGGGCGCTCTGCCATCGGGATCAGTCCTGCCAGCGCGGGTTGTCGACGAGCACCGGGGCGCCGTCGCGCTCGACGACGATCTTCCGGAAGCCCTTCGTCTCGATCGTGCCGTAGTCGTGGCCCGCGTCGCCCGGGAAGGCGAAGAAGGTGATGAGCGGCTCGTCCGGCGAGGTGTTGATGCTGCGGTGGGCGTACCGGCCGGGCACGTAGACGGCACGGCCGGGAGCGAATTCCTCGACCTGGACGTCGCCCTCGGGGCTCTCCATGAGCATCAGGCCCCGCCCGGAGAGGCAGAAGTAGATCTCGGCCGACTCGAGGCGCTCGTGGAAGTGCCCCTTCGTCATGTGGAACTCGTCGCCCACCTTGCCGGGGTAGGTGATGCTGGTTCCGTACGCGACTTCGGTCTCGAGCGAGGGCACGCCCATGTCGTAGAACTCGTAGGTCAGCGGATCGCCGGCGGCGATGCCGCGCTCGACGGCCTCGGCATCGGCGTACATGTCTCGCATGGCCGAGAGCGGGCGGCGCAGAGAGGGACGGCTGTCGGCGAGGCCGGTGGCGAGGTCGAACTGCGTGCCCACGGCGATGGTGGTGGGGACGGTCGTGGTCTGGGCGGTCATGGGGTTCCTTTCGTGGTCAGACCGAACGCGCGATGCGCGAGAGTTCGTCGAAGCGGGGGCCGGAGGTGGGGATGTCGATGTCGAACACCTGCGCGATCACCCGTGTCCAGCCGTGGAGGAAGTAGAACCAGCCGTCGACGGGTCGGACGCCCCGGTCGGCGGCGGCGCGGGCCTGGTCCAGGAAGACGAGGTCGCCGCGGTAGTTGAAGTCCCAGGCCACCGACCGCTCGGGGAAGACGACGGCGTCGGTGAGCGGGGAGCCCGGCCGGTCTTTACCGAGTCCGGTCGCGTTGACGATCAGGGCGCCCGGACGTGCGGTCGCGACCGCGGCATCGTTGGCCTCGGGCGTCGCAGCCGTCCGGTACTCGACGGGGATCCGCAGACCCAGCCTCCGGTGGAGCGCCCGCATCTCGTCGAGTCGACCGACGCGCCGGTTCGTCACGATGAGACGCTCGGGCACGAGAGCGCCCGCCCGCTCGCGGCGGTGGAGGTACAGGGTCAGGGCGAGGGAGGCCCCGCCGGCGCCGAGCAGGACGACGTCGCCGCTGAAGGACGGACCTACGGCATCCTCGAAGGCGAGGCCGCTGGTCACGTCGTCCATCGCATGTCCGTGCAGGCCGTCGGCGCGCTTGGAGATGCTGCTGATCTCGTCGAGCAGCCCGGCCGACTCCCCCACCTCCGAGAAGAGATCACGGGTCGCGCGGAACAGGTTCAGCTTGTGCGTCGTCACGAGCCCGCCGAGCCACTGCGGATCGGCGGCGATGAATTCCACGACGGCGCGATACTGCTCGGGCGAGGCGTCCAACGGGACGTCGACGCCGACTATTCGCGGCGAGATCCCGAGGTGCTCGGCCCACGCGGGGTAGACGGTCATGATCGACGACGCCCCGGTCGTGACGCCGACGAAGCAGAACGTCGGCTCGGCCGCCGGCTCCAGGGTGTCGGGGGTGTAGACGGTGGGCATGTCAGTCTCCTTCGAAGGCGATCAGCGGCTTCATCCCGGCTCCGGATGCCGCGTGCTCGAGCGCGCCGTGGATCTCGTCGACCGAGAACCGCCCCGAGATGATCGGGGTCAGGTCGATGTCGCCGCCCGAGAACATGTCGAGGACGTCCCGGTAGTCGGTGTTGCTCGCACCCGTCGTGCCCGTCATGACGAGTTCGCGGTAGTGCAGCGCGTTGACGTCGATCTGCGGCCGCGCGGCGTCGCCCAGTCCGGAGAAGACGTTCAGGCGTCCGAGCCGTGCGAGCAGATCGGTCGCCGAGGCGATGACGGCGGGGTCGGAGACGTAGGTGATGACGACGTCGACGCCGCGCCCGTCGGTCAAGCGCATGACCTCCTCGTGGAGGTCGCGCTCCGTCACGTTGACGAGCTCGTCGGCGCCGAGGAGTCCGGCGATGTCCAGACGGGACTGACGACGGTTGGCGACGATGACCCGGCGGGCGGCCCGTCGCTTCGCGATCACCGTGTGGAGGCATCCGATCGGACCCGCGCCGATGATGAGCACATCGTCGCCGGGACCGACGTTCACGGCGCGCTGGCCGTGGAGGCAGCACGCGGCGGGCTCCATGAGGGCGGCCACGTCGAACGACATGCCCGCGGGCACGGCGTGGAGGTTCCCCCGGTCGAGCACCCATCCGGGAACCCGCATGTACTGTTCGAACCCGCCGTCCAGCGTGATGCCGAACGCGTCGTACGTCGGGCACAACTGGTTGAGGCCGCGTCGGCACATGTCGCAGTGCCCGCAACCGACGTTGGGGGTCACGCTCACGCGATCACCGACGCGGAAGTCGGTGACGTCCGCGCCGATTGCGGCGATCTCTCCCGCGACTTCGTGGCCGAGCACGCGCGGCGTCCCGGCGGGGATCTTGAAGTGGCCGTGACGCATGATGCGCAGGTCGGTGCCGCAGATGCTCGCGGCGCGCACCCGCACGAGGACGTCGTCCGCGGCGATGACCGGTTCGTCTCTGTCGCGGACCTCGATCCGCCCGGGCTCGTGGAAGACGGCGGCTCTCATGCCGGGACCTCCGCCCTCGACAGGGATGCCGCGAGGACGCGGTCGGCCTCGGCTCGGGCCTCTTCCGACACCGCGAAGACCGTCTTGTTCGCCCACACACGACGGTCGGCGAGTCCTTCGAGGACGCGCTGCGCCTCTTCGAAGGGTTCGATGTGGCTGACGAGGTCCAGGGCGTTCACGGTGCGTCCGATCGACGCGATCACCATGTCCCAGTCGCTGCGTCCCCGCGGGGTGATCCGGGCGTTCCACGTGCCGTGGAGCGTGAGTTCGCGGCGGAGGATCCGCGACACGGTCTCCTTCGCCAGCGGCGCGTCCGTGCTGAGGTCGCCGAGCAGGATGACGTGGCCCTGGTGCGCCGTCGCGTGAACCGCCTGCAGGAAGGTGAGACCGAGGCCGCTCGCCTCCACCGCGATGTCGACCCCGCGACCGTCGGTGCGGTCGATCGCGATCTCGTCGCTGCCGGAATCGGTCGGGTCGATCGTCTCGAAGCCGAGCTGTTCGGCGATCCGGCGCTTGCGCGCGTCGATGTCGGCGACGAGCACGCGGACGACCCCGCCGACCCGCAGCCACTGGGCGGCGAAGAGCCCGATGGGCCCCGCGCCGATGACCAGCGCCGTCGCGTTCGGCGGCACCGGGGCCTTCCGCACAGCGTGGAGCGCCACCCCGGCCGGTTCCACCAGCGCGCCTTCGATGAGCGACACGTGCTCGGGCAGACGGAAGAGGTTCCGGGCGGGAACCCGCAGCTCCTCCTCGAGGCCTCCGTCGCGTCGCGACCCGAAGTAGTCGTACGACGCGGCGAGCGCGAACTCGCCGATCTCGGTCATGGGGTCGTGCGGGTCGGGCAGGCACGGGAAGATCGCGACGCGGTCGCCCGGCTGGAAGGAGCCGTCTGCGGACGACTCGGCGACCGTGCCGGACATCTCGTGGCCGAGGACGAGGGGGAACCCGTACCCCTTGCCGAGCCCGAAGCGCAGCACGTCGGAGCCGCACACCCCCACCGCTCCGACCCGGACGAGAACGGAATCGGCGCCGACGGGCTCGGGCGAGGGGAGGTCGACGACGTCGATGCGGCGGACGTCGCGCAGAACAGCGGCGCGCATCGCTCAGACCTCCATGCCGTAGCGGTGGGCCTTGTGCGTCGGGTAGAGCGAGAACGTCGGGATCGTCACGTCGGGGGTGCGGGTGGCGATGTAGAGCGAGGCTTCGGCGACGTTCGACACGTCGATGCAGCTCGCTGCGATGCCGTGCTCGATCTCGTGAGGGTCGAGCCACCCGTCGGTGTAGGCGGGCAGATCGCCGTCGTAGAGGCCCTGGTCGATGATCTCGGTCATGGGCGTGCGCACGTGCGACGGGTTGAGCACCGTGACCCCGATGTTCTTGCCGACGCCCTCGAGCAGGATGTTCTTGCTGAACCCGAGCATCCCGTGCTTGGAGGCGCGGTAGGGGCTGTGGCCGGGACCGGAGGCCACGCGCGTCGACGACGATCCCATGTTGATGATGCGTCCGCCGGATTCCTGCTTCTCCATGAAGAGGAACGCTTCCCGGCAGCAGAGGAAGACGCCGGTGAGGTTGGGACCGATGGTCTTGTTCCACTCCTCGAGCGTCACCTCGGTGACCGGCGGAGAGAGCGAGTCGCGCCCGGCGCTGTTGACGAGGAGGTCGAGGCGACCCCACCGCTCGACGGTGTCGGCGAAGAACGCCCGCACGGCCTCCTCGTCGACGACGTCGGCGACGACGCCCACGACGTCTCCGCCGCGTTCGCGGATGTCGTCGACGACCTCGGCGAGCCGCGCCGCGTCGATGTCGACCATGGTCACCCGCGCGCCGTTGGCGGCGTATTCGCGGCCGACGGCTTCGCCGATGCCGGAGGCGGCGCCGGTGACGATCGCCACCTTGCCTTCGAGAGCGGTACCGGGTTGGGGGAGGTAGTCGGGAACCATCAGATGTCCTTTCGAGTGAAGATGTGGGGTGCCGCGGCCTGCACGGCGGCGACCGCGCGGCGGGAGATCTCGTCGTATGCGCCCTCGTCGAGGAGTGAGCGCGGGGCGATCCAGGTGCCGCCGCAGGCGGCGACGTTCGACCGGCTCCGGTAGGCCGCGAGCGTGTCGGGCCGGATCCCGCCGGTGGGCATGAAGCGGACGTTCGCGTAGGGGCCGGCGAACGCGTCGAGGAGGGCGAGACCACCGGATGCCTCGGCGGGGAAGAGCTTGAAGAAGTCGAGCCCGAGCGCGAGTCCTTGTTCGATCTCACTGGCGGTGGCGACCCCCGGGGCGAAGGGGAGTCCCCGGTCGAGGGCGGCGCCCACGACCCCGGCTCGCAGACCCGGGGCGACCCCGAAGGCCGCGCCGGCGTCCACCGCCGCGCCGACCGACTCCGGAGTGAGGAGGGTCCCCGCCCCGACCAGGATCTCCGGCACGCGGGCGGTGATCGCCGCGATCGCCGCGGCCGCGGCATCCGTTCGGAACGTGACCTCGACCACCGGAAGACCGGCCTCGACCAGAACCTCGGCCAGACGGACGCCCTCGTCGGGGGCCTCGAGCGCGACGACGGGGACGACTCCGCGACGTGCGAGACGGTCGGCGAGATCGCCTTCGACGACGACGCTCACGATGCGATCCCGAGGTCGGCGGGGGTCTTCGCCCCGACCATCAGCGCGACCGCGTCGGCCATGTCGATCTGAGACGTCTCGACCAGCGCGATCCGCTTCCCGAGGCGCTGGATGTGGATCCGATCCGCCACCTCGAAGATCTGCGGCATGTTGTGGCTGATGAGGACCACGGGGATGCCGCGGGCGTTGATGTCTTTGATGAGCTTCACGACGCGGCCCGATTCCTTCACACCGAGGGCTGCGGTGGGTTCGTCGAGGATCACGACCTTCGAGCCGAATGCGGCCGCGCGGGCGACGGCGACGCCCTGTCGCTGACCGCCGGAGAGCGTCTCGACGGACTGGGCGATGTTCTGCAGCGTCTGCAGGCCGAGCTGGGACATGACCTCGAGGGCTTCTTCGCGCATCCTCTTCCGGTCGAGCATGCGGAACACCGAACCCGCGATGCCGGGGCGACGGAGTTCGCGGCCGAGGAAGATGTTGCTGGCGATGTCGAGGGCCGGTGAGACGGCGAGGCTCTGGAACACCGTCTCGATGCCGCGGCGCCGCGCTTCGACGGGCGACTTCAGGCTCGCCGGCTCGCCGCTGATGAGGAGTTCGCCCTCGTCGGGTTGCACGGCCCCGGAGAGGCACTGGATGAGCGACGACTTCCCGGCACCGTTGTCGCCGATGACGGCGAGCACTTCGCCCTCGCGGATCTCGAAGTCGGTCTCGTCGAGCGCGACGACGTGTCCGTAGCGCTTGATCAGTCCGCGGGCCTCCATGACGAGGCCGGTCTTCTGCGTGGTGTCCATGGTCAGCGTCCGATCTTCCGGAGGCGCTGGTCGACGGCGACCGCGCCGATGATGAGCACGCCGATCGTGAACTCCTGCCAGAGGCTGTCGAAGCCGGCGAGCGAGAGGCCGGAGGAGAACACGCCGACGATGAGGGCGCCGAGGAGGGTGCCCATGATGCGACCTCGGCCGCCGAACAGCGAGGTTCCGCCGATGACCACCGCGGTGATCGAGGCCAGGTTGTAGCTGGTGCCGGCGGTCGGCGAGATCGAGCCGATGCGGCCGATGAGGAGCCACGCGGTGATGCCGATGATGAGGCCGGCGACGATGTAGACGCTCATGATCACGCGGTTGACCCGGATGCCGGTGAGCCGGGCGGCTTCGATGTTGTCGCCGACGGCGTAGATGTGGGTTCCCCAGGCGGTGTTGCGCAGGATGTAAGCGAACACGAGGAACATCAGCAGTGTCAGGACCTGACCGTAGGTGAATGTCGCTCCGGCGATCTGGAAGCCGGTGCCGAGCCAGTTGAAGAGGGCCGGGACTTCGGCGTAGGGCACGCTCTCGCCCGCCGAGAGGAAGATGTTGAGCGCGTAGAAGATGCTCAGCGTGCCCAGCGTCGCGATGAACGGCGGGATGTTGAGTTTGGTGACGACGAGGCCGTTGACGGCCCCGCACAGCACACCCACGATCACTCCCAGCACGAGGGAGAGTTCGACGGGCAGGCCGAGGTTCACGGCGAACTTGCCCATCGCGACCTGGGCCAGCAGCATGACCGCGGCGACCGAGAGGTCGATGCCCGCCGTGAGGATGATCAGCGTCTGCGCGATGCCGAGCATCGCGATGACCTGCACCTGCTGGAGGATCAGCGAGTAGTTCTGCAGTGTTCCGAAGTTGGGCGAGACGATCGAGAAGACGATCGTCGCGATGATGAGCACGGCGAGCGGGCCGATGAGCGGACGCGTGAGCATCTTCCGCTCGACCCATTGGATCGGACTGAGCGCGCGTCCCTCGATCTCGACGAGACCGGTTCGGGGCGGGTTCGCCGCCGGGCTGACCCGGGCTGCGACGGGGTCGGCCACTTCGGGCGTCTGGTCGGACATGGTGTTCTCCTCAAGGCGTGGTGGGGCCGAGGTCGGGTCGCGCGTGTGGCGACCCGACCCCTGCGTCCGGTCGGGCCTGCGGGGGCTCAGCCCCAGCAGTTCTCCAGTCCGTATGCGGTGTCCTTCGAGTCGACGCCCGCCTGGGGCAGGTCGGTGACGAGGGTCACGCCGGTGTTGGTGAAGTCGAGTCCCGGGCTGTTGGCGGGCTTGGTGCCGTCGTTGAGATACGTCTTCACGGCCTGCAGGGCCTGGCTGGCCATCTCCAGGGGGAACTGCATGGAGGTCGCGGCGATGACTCCGTCCTTGACGTTCTTGACGCCCGGGCATCCGCCGTCGACGGACACGATGGTGACCTTGTCCTTCAGCCCCGCGGCCACGACGGCCTGGTAGGCACCGGCGGCGGTGGGTTCGTTGATCGTGTAGACGAGGTTGATCGTCGGGTCCTTCTGGAGGAGCTTCTCCATGCCGGCGCGGCCGCCGGCCTCGTTGGCATCCGTCACCTCGTAGCCGGCCAGGCGCGGGTCGGTCTCGTCCCACATGCGGGTGGGGTCGGCGAGGTCGATGCCGAAGCCCTCGAGGAACCCCTGGTTGCGCGCGACGTCGACGGGAATCTGGTCGGTGCTCAGGTCGAGGGTCGCGATGCGCGCCTCCCGCCCGGCGAACGCCGCCTTCGCCCACTCGCCGACGAGTTCGCCGGCCAGCTTGTTGTCGGTGGCGAAGGTGCCGTCGATGCCGGATCCCGCGCCGAGCGGCGAGTCGAGGGCGAGCACGAGGATGCCGGCCGCCTGCGCCTTCTTGACGGCGGGGATGATGCCGTCGCCGGCCGGGGTGACGAGGATCGCCTTCGCGCCCTGGGCGGTGAAGTTCTCGATCGACTTGATCTGCGAGTCGACGTCGCTCTGGCCGTCGCCGGCGGCGACCTGGAGGTTCAGCCCCTGCTCTTCGGCAGCGGCTTTCGCCCCCTCGGTCATCTTCACGTAGAAGGGGTTGTCCTGGGTCTTGACGACAAGGCCGACGAGCGGCTCACCGGATCCGCCGGGGCTTCCGGCACAGCCGCTCAATCCCAGCACTGCCGCAGTGCCGAGCACGGTCGCGACAACGGCGGCGCGAGTGCGTGAACGCATGAGGTTCCTTTCGGGTCGACGCTGACTTCCTCAGCTGCGGTCACTGTAATAGAAAAGATTTCGCTTGTATAGTTACGCCTAGAAATTTCCTCGATCTGCAA encodes:
- a CDS encoding ABC transporter permease, which translates into the protein MSDQTPEVADPVAARVSPAANPPRTGLVEIEGRALSPIQWVERKMLTRPLIGPLAVLIIATIVFSIVSPNFGTLQNYSLILQQVQVIAMLGIAQTLIILTAGIDLSVAAVMLLAQVAMGKFAVNLGLPVELSLVLGVIVGVLCGAVNGLVVTKLNIPPFIATLGTLSIFYALNIFLSAGESVPYAEVPALFNWLGTGFQIAGATFTYGQVLTLLMFLVFAYILRNTAWGTHIYAVGDNIEAARLTGIRVNRVIMSVYIVAGLIIGITAWLLIGRIGSISPTAGTSYNLASITAVVIGGTSLFGGRGRIMGTLLGALIVGVFSSGLSLAGFDSLWQEFTIGVLIIGAVAVDQRLRKIGR
- a CDS encoding substrate-binding domain-containing protein: MRSRTRAAVVATVLGTAAVLGLSGCAGSPGGSGEPLVGLVVKTQDNPFYVKMTEGAKAAAEEQGLNLQVAAGDGQSDVDSQIKSIENFTAQGAKAILVTPAGDGIIPAVKKAQAAGILVLALDSPLGAGSGIDGTFATDNKLAGELVGEWAKAAFAGREARIATLDLSTDQIPVDVARNQGFLEGFGIDLADPTRMWDETDPRLAGYEVTDANEAGGRAGMEKLLQKDPTINLVYTINEPTAAGAYQAVVAAGLKDKVTIVSVDGGCPGVKNVKDGVIAATSMQFPLEMASQALQAVKTYLNDGTKPANSPGLDFTNTGVTLVTDLPQAGVDSKDTAYGLENCWG